In Osmerus mordax isolate fOsmMor3 chromosome 27, fOsmMor3.pri, whole genome shotgun sequence, the sequence CAGCCTCCACTACTGGtccggtgactaccacagcccccactactggtccggTAACCACAACAGCTTACACTACTGATATGGTGacaaccacagcccccactattggtccggtgactaccacagcccccactactggtccggtaatgaccacagcccccactataggtgcgccaactaccacagcccccactattggtccggtgactaccacagcccccactacaggTCCAGTGagtaccacagcccccactactgatCTGGTGACTACCACATCCCCCACTATTGGtccggtgactaccacagcccccactactggtccgaTGACTACCTCAGCCCCCACTAATGGTCGGGTGACCACCCAAGCTCCCACTATTGGTGCGCCAACTACCACAGCCTCCACTACTGAtctggtgactaccacagcccccactactggtccaaTGACTACctcagcccccactactggtcgGGTGACCACCCAAGCTCCCACTATTGGTGCGCCAACTACCACAGCCTCCACTACTGAtctggtgactaccacagcccccactactggtcgGGTGACCACCCAAACTCCCACTATTGGTGCGCCAACTACCACAGCCTCCACTAATGATatggtgactaccacagccgcCACTATTGGtccggtgactaccacagcccccactactgatccggtgactaccacagcccccacaacTGGTCCGATGACTACCTCAGCCCCGACTACTGGTCGGGTGACCACCCAAGCTCCCACTATTGGTGCGCCAACTACCACAGCCTCCACTACTGATatggtgactaccacagcccccactactggtccgaTGACTACctcagcccccactactggtcgGGTGACCACCCAAGTTCCCACTATTGGTGCGCCAACTACCACAGCCTCCACTACTGGTCCGGTGACTACCAAAGCCCCCACTACTGATCCGTTGACCACCCAAGCACCCACGATTGGTGCGccaactaccacagcccccactattgGTCCGGTGACTACCCAAGCTCCCACTATTGGTGCGCCAACTACAACAGCCTCCACTACTGATCTGATGACTACCACAGCCTCCACTACTGGtccggtgactaccacagcccccactactggtccgaTGACTACctcagcccccactactggtcgGGTGACCACCCAAGCTCCCACTATTGGTGCGCCAACTACCACAGCCTCCACTACTGAtctggtgactaccacagcccccactactggtccgaTGACTACctcagcccccactactggtcgGGTGACCACCCAAGTTCCCACTATTGGTGCGCCAACTACCACAGCCTCCACTACTGGTCCGGTGACTACCAAAGCCCCCACTACTGATCCGTTGACCACCCAAGCACCCACGATTGGTGCGccaactaccacagcccccactattgGTCCGGTGACTACCCAAGCTCCCACTATTGGTGCGCCAACTACAACAGCCTCCACTACTGATCTGATGACTACCACAGCCTCCACTACTGGtccggtgactaccacagcccccactaatGGTCCGGTAACCACAACAGCTTACACTACTGATATGGTGacaaccacagcccccactattggtccggtgactaccacagcccccactactggtccggtaatgaccacagcccccactattgGTGCGCCAACTACCACAGCCTCAAGTACTGAtctggtgactaccacagcccccactactggtccggtgatgaccacagcccccactattgGTGCGCCAACTACCACAGCCTCAAGTACTGATCTGGTGACTACAAAAGCCCCCACTACTTATCCGTTGACCACCCAAGCTCCCACGATTGGTGCACCAACTACCACAGCACCCACTATTGGtccggtgactaccacagcccccactactggtccgaTGACTACctcagcccccactactggtcgGGTGACCACCCAAGCTCCCACTATTGGTGCGccaactaccacagcccccactactggtccgaTGACTACctcagcccccactactggtcgGGTGACCACCCAAGCTCCCACTATTGGTGCGCCAACTACCACAGCCTCCACTACTGATatggtgactaccacagcccccactactggtctGGTGACTACCAAAGCCCCCACTACTGATCCGTTGACCACCCAAGCACCCACGATTGGTGCGccaactaccacagcccccactttTGGTCCGGTGACTACCCAAGCTCCCACTATTGGTGCGCCAACTACAACAGCCTCCACTACTGATCTGATGACTACTACAGCCTCCACTACTGGtccggtgactaccacagcccccactactggtccggTAACCACAACAGCTTACACTACTGATatggtgactaccacagcccccactattggtccggtgactaccacagcccccactactggtccggtgatgaccacagcccccactattgGTGCGCCAACTACCACAGCCTCAAGTACTGATCTGGTGACTACAAAATCCCCCACTACTTATCCGTTGACCACCCAAGCTCCCAAGATTGGTGCACAAACTACCACAGCACCCACTATTGGtccggtgactaccacagcccccactactggtccggtgactaccacagccaaCACTACTGGTTCGGTGACCACCCAAGCTGCCACTATTGGTGCGCCAACTACCACAGCCTCAGGTACTGAtctggtgactaccacagcccccactactggtccgatgacaaccacagcccccactacaggTCCAGTGagtaccacagcccccactactgatctggtgactaccacagcccccactattggtccggtgactaccacagcccccactactggtccgaTGACTACctcagcccccactactggtcgGGTGACCACCCAAGCTCCCACTATTGGTGCGCCAACTACCACAGCCTCAACTACTGATATGGTGACTACTACAGCCCCCACTATTGGtccggtgactaccacagcccccactactggtccggtgactaccacagccaaCACTACTGGTTCGGTGACCACCCAAGCTGCCACTATTGGTGCAccaactaccacagcccccactactggtccggTGACAACCATAGCCCCCACTACAGGTCCGGTGagtaccacagcccccactactgatctggtgactaccacagcccccactactggttCGGTGACCACCCAAGCTGCCACTCTTGGTGTGCCAACTACCACAGCCTCAAGTACTGAtctggtgactaccacagcccccactactggtccagtgacaaccacagcccccactacaggTCTGGTGAGTatcacagcccccactactggtccgaTGACTACTtcagcccccactactggtcgGGTGACCACCCAAGCTCCCACTATTGGTGCGCCAACTACAACAGCCTCCACTACTGGTCCAGTGacaaccacagcccccactacaggtccggtgactaccacagcccccactactggtccgaTGACTACctcagcccccactactggtcgGGTGACCACCCAAGCTCCCACTATTGGTGCGTCAACTACCAaagcccccactactggtccggTGACTACCAAAACCACTACTATTCGTCCAGCGACTACCAAAACCACCACTATTCATCCGGGCAATAACACAACCCCCTCTACTGGTTCATTGAGTGTAGTGCTCATGTCAATCTGGGTTGCTCTGTTGATCAAACTTACCTACTAAATAAACATAAAGACaaagatatttacatttagtcatttagcagacgctcttatccagagcgacttacagtaagtacagggaaattcccccgaggcaagtagggtgaagtgccttgcccaaggacacaacgtcatttggcacggctgggaatcaaaccagcgaccttatgattactagcccgattctctaaccgctcagccacttgactcccaaTGTATGCACAGTTGGAAAGAGGTTATTTATGCACAGTTGGAAAGaggttatttattcatttattttactgtacaacattttattttaatagTTGACCATTATTAATACTAATGAGATCATAAGAATTTAGGACCTGTTAAGAGAATAACTTTTTAGGAAAccttcaataaaaacaatatgttctttttctgattgAATGTTTTTGGATCACACAATGAATTATGGTAAGAACTTTGTAATAAAGGTCTGTCTGTTATTTTTGTtgtaaaaaaagacaaatgtatTGCCTGCAAACCAGACCACATGATTGAACCTTTACAAAACCTCTTTCCAACTGTGCAAACATTGACAAGACAAAGtagaagacaaagacacaaggtataagcaatgaaccttaaaacacagtagtcaaatggacaccttcaactttctccaagtgcgccttgcaaagggacaatgttctttatttgtttcaggttggagcagacaatgcaagggccctgtataaaagaaccctggagctcgatatagagtataaacggctcgatatagagtataagaggcttttaattaaaaaaacaaggctggagATAGAAAAACTGGAATATGAGAAGAGATAGTACATGACTGAATGAATGGCACTAAGcttagttacactgacattatttttctgtgttcctaaggaagggagaacacatgaggatgtatttgttaaatgTTTTCCAAGTTTTGGTCTTTTgatacctttttgtggcttttttgttgtgcattttgagtcttttgtgggggttttcaccatttctttaTTTCgatgtcctatttattctttttgaaaaatgctataaaagtgaatgaaacatccaaattcaatgaaagtactGAAATGATCATTTAACTTCTGAAGAGCATTGTACGGTACCATACacgttgttctttttggtttgaaatgttttggttgaaagaaacccccatttctgatatggaaattaTTAGAAAATGGCTCAAAGCAACCTAAGGACAACAGAgggggttaaggggagacactccagtgaatagggataacatatcaacattaaacctccccagttgataacAATACTTGACCTAATATAAgttttcattactagtttcctgtacatttatgtttaaatgagtaaatgatgcattaagttgtaaaatatgatatcAATTGGATTTGCAtccagaacggaaatcagaacatgaatgaagacagaatgaaaatccttgtttcattttgtcaacatattagagtccaaagtctttacaaagggcactttggatatctctttttcatcactccattaatcagaatatggtggcaacagccattaAAGAAAATCCGTTGCAAATTgcgcggcagaccgtgttcttgctcaggttctccgcaTCACCCACACTATAAAAGTACCCATAGCGAAATAACGAAACGCTATGCATACAGTCTGTGGAACTGTGAGCGCACGGCTCCaatgtgtcgcattggcaacatacggctcaagaagctggcaaagatacgtaattccctctgctgagaatctatatctttcataaagatactcatgagggaatgcgaaaggttttgtcggtctctaaatgttctgtCTCTTTcgagcgcacctctcactatccgcgcaccaagctccacaggataTTCTATGAACGGTGGCGCCATTATCCTCAggaatgagttagtgggcggggcttttataccggttgatctccatcataacctgctcccgaccaggttaggcgttcagcatgtgttaccatggctatctaccccggtaacaagtgatccaccgtagtgatacagaaaaccctgggtcgaacctgaagttacctcgctaacgccaaatcttgattcgttGTACAGGCCCGCGAGGTGTTCTGATAGCTACAGTTAGTGAGGAAGGTGTGGGACCAGATATTCCCCAGACATCGTTTTCACATACACAATTTTTATCCAACTTGATTTTTGTTGAAGTCTTAGGTACCTGTAACATCATGGTGAATTATCTTGGCCGGCAAATGTAACAGCAGTGATAAAAGTCGTCTCCAGATGACGTCATCCTTGACTCTTTATTCAAAAACACAATACAGGATTATAAATATCATCACTAAAAATCATTACAATCCAACATGTTTATTGGTGTTAGTCCTCCTGACTCATTGGGTAGGCAAAATTCTTCAGTGTGGAACAATTAGGGAATGGAGTTAGACTTATTAGCTTCAACATTTAGCTTTTGATCATTTGGTGACTACCACAGTCCCCACTACTGGTCTTGTGACTACCATAGACCCAACTACTGGTCAGTAAATTCAGTCATCTGTGCTGGATGGTCAAAAACATGAGGATTTGTGAGACCAAGACACCAAGAGTTTTAAACTAAAGTCAATCCATTTTAGTGATGAAACTAAACTAGTGATAATAACTACAAGCAGTTAGTATTGTGTCTCTTTCACATTGTAACAGGCCACCATCACTGGTTAGTCGGAAGCTTGTTATAAAAGCAATCAATAAGTCAATCAGGGACATCATATTCTAATCAAGCAtctctttaaaaaaagaaaacgattTTCAATAGTTAGACACTATTTGTGTCCCAACTTGCCTTGGGTGGAGTGACTATAAATATTTGAATCATCAACAACGTTGACAACTTCGAATCATGTCATATCAATTGTCATCCCACATTCTGGTTTCTTGGTCCACATTCCTATAGTGAGTGTGGTGTACTTTATAAGGAGCTGCTCCCAGCTAAATGTTCAGTTGATCACCTGCAGATCCAAGATGAAGCTGATCTTGACTCTCTGCATTACCTGGGCTCTTCTCCTCACAGGTAACACAACATAATCTACTGAGCTGAACCACAACCAAGGAGGTTCTCAATAATTTACATGCATGATGGTGGGATGCAGGTGGGAGGAGGTTTTAAGT encodes:
- the LOC136936552 gene encoding mucin-22-like, with the protein product MTTTAPTTGPVTTQAPTIGAPTTTASTTDLMTTTASTTGPVTTTAPTTGPVTTTAYTTDMVTTTAPTIGPVTTTAPSTGPVVTTAPTIGAPTTTASSTDLVTTKAPTTYPLTTQAPTIGAPTTKAPTIGPVTTTAPTTGPVTTTANTTGSVTTKAATIGAPTTTASSTDLVTTTTPTTGPVTTTAPATGPVSTTAPTTGPMTTSAPTNGRVTTQAPTIGAATTIASTTDLVTTTAPTTGPMTTSAPTTGRVTTQAPTIGAPTTTASSTDLVTTTAPTTGRVTTQTPTIGAPTTTASTNDMVTTTAATIGPVTTTAPTTDPVTTTAPTTGPMTTSAPTTGRVTTQAPTIGAPTTTASTTDLVTTTAPTTGPMTTSAPTTGRVTTQVPTIGAPTTTASTTDLMTTTASTTGPVTTTAPTTGPVTTTAYTTDMVTTTAPTIGPVTTTAPTTGPVMTTAPTIGAPTTRAPTIGPVTTTAPTTGPMTTSAHTTGRVTTQAPTIGAPTTTASTTDLVTTTAPTTGRVTTQTPTIGAPTTTASTNYMVTTTAATIGPVTTTAPTTDPVTTTAPTTGPMTTSAPTTGRVTTQAPTIGAPTTTASTTDLVTTTAPTTGPMTTSAPTTGRVTTQVPTIGAPTTTASTTGPVTTKAPTTDPLTTQAPTIGAPTTTSPTIGPVTTQAPTIGAPTTTASTTDLVTTTAPTTGPMTTSAPTTDRVTTQVPTIGAPTTTASTTGPVTTKAPTTDPLTTQAPTIGAPTTTAPTIGPVTTQAPTIGAPTTTASTTDLMTTTASTTDLVTTTAPTTGPMTTSAPTTGRVTTQVPTIGAPTTTASTTGPVTTKAPTTDPLTTQAPTIGAPTTTAPTIGPVTTQAPTIGAPTTTASTTDLMTTTASTTGPVTTTAPTTGPMTTSAPTTGRVTTQVPTIGAPTTTASTTGPVTTKAPTTDPLTTQAPTIGAPTTTAPTIGPVTTQAPTIGAPTTTASTTDLMTTTASTTGPVTTTAPTTGPVTTTAYTTDMVTTTAPTIGPVTTTAPTTGPVMTTAPTIGAPTTTAPTIGPVTTTAPTTGPVSTTAPTTDLVTTTSPTIGPVTTTAPTTGPMTTSAPTNGRVTTQAPTIGAPTTTASTTDLVTTTAPTTGPMTTSAPTTGRVTTQAPTIGAPTTTASTTDLVTTTAPTTGRVTTQTPTIGAPTTTASTNDMVTTTAATIGPVTTTAPTTDPVTTTAPTTGPMTTSAPTTGRVTTQAPTIGAPTTTASTTDMVTTTAPTTGPMTTSAPTTGRVTTQVPTIGAPTTTASTTGPVTTKAPTTDPLTTQAPTIGAPTTTAPTIGPVTTQAPTIGAPTTTASTTDLMTTTASTTGPVTTTAPTTGPMTTSAPTTGRVTTQAPTIGAPTTTASTTDLVTTTAPTTGPMTTSAPTTGRVTTQVPTIGAPTTTASTTGPVTTKAPTTDPLTTQAPTIGAPTTTAPTIGPVTTQAPTIGAPTTTASTTDLMTTTASTTGPVTTTAPTNGPVTTTAYTTDMVTTTAPTIGPVTTTAPTTGPVMTTAPTIGAPTTTASSTDLVTTTAPTTGPVMTTAPTIGAPTTTASSTDLVTTKAPTTYPLTTQAPTIGAPTTTAPTIGPVTTTAPTTGPMTTSAPTTGRVTTQAPTIGAPTTTAPTTGPMTTSAPTTGRVTTQAPTIGAPTTTASTTGAPTTTASTTDLMTTTASTTGPVTTTAPTTGPVTTTAYTTDMVTTTAPTIGPVTTTAPTTGPVMTTAPTIGAPTTTASSTDLVTTKSPTTYPLTTQAPKIGAQTTTAPTIGPVTTTAPTTGPVTTTANTTGSVTTQAATIGAPTTTASGTDLVTTTAPTTGPMTTTAPTTGPVSTTAPTTDLVTTTAPTIGPVTTTAPTTGPMTTSAPTTGRVTTQAPTIGAPTTTASTTDMVTTTAPTIGPVTTTAPTTGPVTTTANTTGSVRPHYWSSDNHSPHYRSGEYHSPHYWSDDYFSPHYWSGDHPSSHYWCANYNSLHYWSSDNHSPHYRSGDYHSPHYWSDDYLSPHYWSGDHPSSHYWCVNYQSPHYWSGDYQNHYYSSSDYQNHHYSSGQ